Proteins found in one Thunnus maccoyii chromosome 5, fThuMac1.1, whole genome shotgun sequence genomic segment:
- the si:dkeyp-59c12.1 gene encoding si:dkeyp-59c12.1, protein MDANIVVMGTESVGKSALTVRLLTRRFIGEYGDIESIYSHSFILDGREITLNIWDSPCSEDSSVETSHFEKKVQWADGYILVYSICDRASFNTVSKLIQTIKSTRDFLNADKAPIVIVGNKRDLHHRRTVLSEEGRLLALNTDCHFYEVSAAENYHSVLMVFHGLVDRMKDAKVTTKKPLRFKGIVKSMSAVFARRRTDSF, encoded by the exons ATGGATGCCAACATTGTCGTAATGGGGACAGAGAGTGTTGGAAAATCAG cactgaCAGTTCGACTCTTAACTCGGAGATTCATTGGAGAGTATGGAGACATTG AGTCCATCTACAGTCACAGTTTTATTTTAGATGGGAGAGAAATCACTCTTAATATTTGGGATTCACCTTGTTCTGAG GATTCATCTGTGGAGACGTCACACTTTGAGAAGAAGGTGCAGTGGGCCGACGGCTACATTCTTGTCTACAGCATCTGTGACAGGGCCAGTTTCAACACCGTCAGCAAGCTTATTCAGACAATCAAGTCCACCAGAGACTTCCTGAATGCAGACAAAGCGCCCATAGTGATTGTGGGTAACAAGAGGGACCTGCACCACAGACGGACAGTGCTGAGCGAGGAGGGCCGGCTCCTGGCTCTCAATACAGACTGCCACTTCTACGAGGTGTCAGCAGCTGAGAACTACCACAGCGTGCTCATGGTGTTTCATGGGCTGGTGGACAGGATGAAGGACGCCAAGGTGACCACAAAAAAGCCACTGAGGTTTAAGGGGATAGTGAAAAGCATGTCTGCAGTGTTTGCCAGAAGACGGACAGACTCCTTTTAG